A region from the Brassica napus cultivar Da-Ae chromosome C8, Da-Ae, whole genome shotgun sequence genome encodes:
- the LOC125591345 gene encoding clathrin interactor 1-like — protein MSKLMQNPVFHELKKQASFFIKEKIKTARLAVTDVTEEELLTEEVTGSALSLIDARSMAVITKASFEVDQFQRIVKILRQRMLMFDRREWRGMYNTLTMLNHLLINGPLSVFKEFQHEKEIIEDVITIEWIDEKGFECGLKVRNIAEDVLKLLEDETFFKDERERKRKQSFGRITGFGSSSFVIHSETLSETNKGRDSSFLSDHQTCENDCNVDDHPFVEKEHNNTAKLLVSSST, from the exons ATGTCTAAGCTTATGCAAAATCCAGTGTTCCACGAATTGAAGAAGCAAGCTTCTTTCTTCATCAAAGAAAAGATCAAGACTGCTCGTCTCGCCGTAACTGATGTTACTGAAGAAGAGTT ATTAACAGAAGAAGTTACGGGCAGTGCGCTCTCGTTAATAGACGCTCGCTCCATGGCGGTCATAACAAAAGCTTCTTTTGAAGTTGATCAGTTCCAAAGAATCGTAAAGATTCTACGTCAAAG AATGTTAATGTTTGATAGAAGAGAATGGCGTGGGATGTACAACACTTTGACAATGTTGAACCACTTGTTAATTAACGGACCACTAAGTGTATTCAAGGAGTTTCAACACGAGAAAGAAATTATTGAAGATGTCATAACGATTGAGTGGATCGATGAAAAAGGGTTCGAATGTGGTCTAAAAGTTCGAAACATAGCCGAAGATGTACTAAAGTTGCTTGAAGATGAGACGTTTTTCAAGgacgagagagaaagaaaacgaAAGCAAAGCTTTGGTCGGATCACAGGATTCGGAAGCTCGAGTTTCGTTATACATTCTGAAACTCTGTCTGAAACAAACAAAGGAAGAGACAGCTCGTTCTTGAGTGACCACCAAACTTGTGAAAATGATTGTAACGTTGATGATCATCCTTTCGTGGAGAAAGAACACAATAATACTGCTAAACTCTTGGTTTCTTCTTCGACCTAG